In the genome of Chryseobacterium arthrosphaerae, one region contains:
- a CDS encoding MBL fold metallo-hydrolase, translating into MKLYPIQCGKFKLDGGAMFGVVPKSLWEKTNPADEKNLIELGTRSLLIEDGKKLILVDCGLGNKQDDKFFGHYSLWGDDNLDKNLKKYGFVKEDITDVFLTHLHFDHCGGAIEWNDDRTGYRPAFKNANFWTNENHWKWATEPNAREKASFLKENIMPMQESGQLNYLPLPTTGNYGFAPDLKMDVIFVDGHTEKQMLPVIQYQEKTVVFAADLIPTAGHINQVYVMGYDTRPLLTLEEKGKFLKQCIDNEYLLFFEHDAHHELASLKMTEKGVRLDETFSFNDVFGY; encoded by the coding sequence ATGAAGCTATATCCAATACAATGTGGAAAATTTAAACTGGACGGCGGTGCCATGTTTGGAGTCGTCCCAAAGAGTCTGTGGGAAAAAACAAATCCGGCAGACGAAAAAAACCTGATCGAGCTTGGAACCCGCTCTTTGCTTATTGAAGACGGAAAAAAACTGATTCTTGTAGATTGCGGATTGGGCAACAAACAGGATGATAAGTTTTTCGGGCACTATTCTCTATGGGGAGATGATAACCTTGATAAAAATTTAAAGAAATATGGGTTTGTAAAGGAAGATATTACCGATGTATTCCTTACCCACCTTCACTTTGACCATTGCGGTGGAGCTATAGAGTGGAATGATGACAGAACAGGATACAGGCCGGCGTTCAAAAATGCCAATTTCTGGACCAACGAAAACCACTGGAAATGGGCAACGGAACCTAATGCAAGAGAAAAAGCCAGCTTCCTTAAAGAAAACATCATGCCTATGCAGGAAAGCGGACAGCTGAACTATTTACCGCTTCCAACAACAGGAAATTATGGTTTCGCTCCCGATCTGAAAATGGATGTCATTTTTGTAGACGGACATACGGAAAAGCAGATGCTTCCAGTTATTCAGTACCAGGAAAAAACAGTGGTTTTTGCAGCAGACCTTATTCCTACTGCAGGACACATCAACCAGGTGTATGTAATGGGATATGATACAAGACCGCTTTTAACACTGGAAGAAAAAGGAAAATTCCTTAAACAATGTATCGATAATGAATACCTTCTGTTCTTTGAACATGATGCTCACCATGAGCTGGCAAGTCTTAAGATGACAGAGAAAGGAGTAAGACTGGATGAGACATTCAGCTTTAATGATGTTTTTGGATATTAA
- the ruvB gene encoding Holliday junction branch migration DNA helicase RuvB codes for MPDFLHPDKENYSREELMQEEQIRPQSFKDFAGQRKTLENLEVFVTAAKRRGGALDHVLLHGPPGLGKTTLANIIANELGVNCKITSGPVLDKPGSLAGLLTNLEENDVLFIDEIHRLSPVVEEYLYSAMEDYKIDIMLETGPNARSVQIGLNPFTLVGATTRSGMLTKPMLARFGIQSRLEYYSIELLSVIIQRSARVLGVAIYEDAAIEIARRSRGTPRIANALLRRVRDFAEIKGNGEIEIKITKYALDSLNVDEFGLDEMDNKIMRVMIENFKGKPVGISALATSIGENPETLEEVYEPFLIQEGFIIRTPRGREVTDKAYQHLSISRPKNPGELF; via the coding sequence ATGCCAGATTTTTTACATCCAGATAAAGAAAACTACTCACGAGAGGAGCTGATGCAGGAAGAGCAGATCCGTCCCCAGAGCTTTAAAGATTTTGCGGGACAAAGAAAAACGCTGGAAAATCTTGAGGTTTTTGTAACGGCTGCCAAAAGACGTGGTGGTGCGCTAGATCATGTTTTATTACACGGTCCGCCCGGACTTGGAAAAACAACCCTGGCGAATATCATTGCCAATGAGCTTGGTGTCAACTGCAAAATTACTTCCGGTCCTGTACTGGATAAGCCGGGAAGTTTAGCAGGCTTACTGACCAACCTTGAAGAAAATGACGTTCTTTTCATTGATGAGATCCACCGTCTTTCTCCGGTTGTGGAAGAATATCTGTACTCTGCTATGGAGGATTACAAAATCGATATTATGCTGGAAACGGGTCCCAATGCCAGAAGTGTACAAATCGGGCTGAATCCTTTTACATTGGTAGGTGCTACTACCAGAAGCGGAATGCTCACCAAACCTATGCTTGCCAGATTCGGAATCCAAAGCAGGCTTGAGTACTACTCTATTGAGCTTTTATCTGTGATTATTCAGCGAAGCGCAAGGGTACTGGGAGTTGCCATCTATGAAGATGCGGCGATAGAAATTGCAAGAAGAAGCCGGGGAACGCCCAGAATTGCCAATGCACTGCTGAGAAGGGTTCGGGATTTTGCAGAAATTAAAGGGAATGGAGAGATTGAGATCAAAATTACCAAATATGCATTGGATTCGTTAAATGTAGATGAGTTCGGTCTGGATGAAATGGACAATAAGATCATGCGTGTGATGATTGAAAACTTCAAAGGAAAACCGGTAGGTATTTCTGCTCTCGCCACTTCCATTGGGGAAAATCCGGAAACGCTGGAAGAAGTATATGAACCGTTTTTGATTCAGGAAGGGTTTATCATCAGAACTCCGAGAGGAAGAGAGGTGACTGATAAAGCCTATCAGCATTTAAGTATTTCAAGGCCTAAAAATCCGGGCGAACTATTTTAA
- a CDS encoding FMN-binding negative transcriptional regulator, translating to MFVPKLYRSEDMDVMREIIKENSFALLISSVDKIRATHSMMMLNENDPENVYIETHISRVNPQARTLKNGDEVLCDFLGSHAYISSSWYDHINVSTWNYEAVQIYGKVELMNHDELYAHLEKLTSKYENFQQCPVMVKDMGKEFVEKEMKGAFGMKILPTEIFIKQKLSQNRKENDFQNIILHLEESADDNARKIAEKMKLIKKK from the coding sequence ATGTTTGTTCCTAAATTGTACCGAAGTGAAGATATGGATGTGATGAGAGAAATTATTAAAGAAAATTCTTTTGCACTACTCATTTCTTCTGTTGATAAAATACGTGCTACTCATTCCATGATGATGCTGAACGAAAATGATCCGGAAAATGTTTATATTGAGACTCATATTTCAAGAGTAAACCCACAAGCCAGAACTTTAAAAAACGGTGATGAGGTTTTATGTGATTTTTTGGGTTCCCATGCTTATATTTCCAGCAGCTGGTATGATCACATCAATGTTTCTACATGGAACTATGAGGCGGTACAGATCTATGGAAAAGTGGAACTTATGAACCATGATGAGCTGTACGCTCATTTGGAAAAATTAACCTCAAAATATGAAAATTTCCAGCAGTGCCCGGTGATGGTGAAAGATATGGGAAAAGAGTTTGTGGAAAAAGAAATGAAAGGCGCTTTTGGAATGAAGATACTTCCTACCGAAATATTTATCAAGCAGAAACTCTCTCAGAACAGAAAAGAGAATGACTTTCAAAACATCATTTTACATCTTGAAGAGTCTGCTGATGATAATGCAAGGAAGATTGCTGAAAAAATGAAATTAATAAAAAAGAAATAA
- the coaE gene encoding dephospho-CoA kinase (Dephospho-CoA kinase (CoaE) performs the final step in coenzyme A biosynthesis.) produces the protein MEELHSEAQQAEPPAPKIIGLTGGIGSGKTTVAHFIEEFGFPVYYSDDRAKAIVNESEDLKIKIKELLGEESYDKNGLYDRKFVAGKVFSNQDLLEQLNEIIHPAVRIDFEDWVKKQTKYLVFKETALLFELKLNRQCYKSLLVTAEDNIRIKRVMDRDNKTYREVQAVMEKQMSEKDKIKMADCIIYNNTNLEELKEETEKVIFAIE, from the coding sequence ATGGAAGAATTACATTCAGAGGCACAGCAGGCAGAGCCGCCCGCACCCAAGATCATAGGCCTTACAGGAGGAATCGGTTCAGGTAAAACCACAGTAGCTCATTTTATTGAAGAATTTGGTTTTCCGGTATATTATTCGGATGACAGGGCAAAAGCCATTGTCAATGAGAGCGAAGATCTTAAGATAAAAATCAAAGAACTCCTGGGCGAAGAATCATATGATAAAAATGGCCTCTATGACAGAAAGTTTGTTGCGGGGAAAGTTTTCAGTAATCAGGATCTGCTTGAGCAGTTAAATGAAATCATTCATCCGGCTGTACGGATAGATTTTGAGGACTGGGTAAAGAAACAAACCAAATACCTGGTTTTCAAAGAAACAGCATTGTTGTTTGAGCTGAAACTTAACAGGCAATGCTACAAATCTCTTCTGGTAACTGCTGAAGATAATATCAGGATCAAAAGGGTTATGGACAGGGATAATAAAACTTACCGTGAAGTACAGGCAGTGATGGAGAAGCAAATGTCTGAAAAAGATAAGATCAAAATGGCAGATTGCATTATCTACAACAATACCAATCTGGAAGAATTAAAAGAAGAGACTGAAAAAGTCATCTTTGCAATTGAATAA